One window of Candidatus Microthrix subdominans genomic DNA carries:
- a CDS encoding 4-(cytidine 5'-diphospho)-2-C-methyl-D-erythritol kinase: MNGPVILAAPAKLTLSLRITGVRRDGFHTLDAEMVTLSLADRLEVSPGDGLTVAGLSIDGTVGRVGGTHDNLVTRALALTGRTAAVRLTKNIPAGAGLGGGSADAAAILRWAGWSDLDAAARLGADVPFCLVGGRARVRGIGEEIDPLPFLAADLTLLTPPVGASTPAVYARWDALGGPVGEHGNDLEPAALAEVPELAKWRHRLGDATGQLPRLAGSGSTWFVEGHHPGDGHRLVSTVPAPTS; the protein is encoded by the coding sequence ATGAACGGGCCCGTCATCCTGGCAGCCCCGGCCAAGCTCACGCTGAGCCTTCGCATTACCGGCGTGCGCCGGGACGGGTTCCATACCCTCGATGCCGAGATGGTCACCCTGTCGCTGGCCGACCGCCTGGAGGTGTCGCCCGGCGATGGTCTCACCGTCGCTGGTCTCAGTATCGATGGCACAGTGGGCAGGGTGGGAGGGACCCACGACAACCTGGTCACCAGGGCGCTGGCGCTCACCGGACGCACCGCTGCGGTGCGTCTCACCAAAAACATCCCGGCCGGGGCCGGTCTGGGGGGCGGTTCGGCCGACGCTGCGGCCATCCTGCGCTGGGCGGGCTGGTCCGACCTGGATGCGGCCGCCCGCCTGGGCGCCGACGTACCCTTCTGCCTGGTCGGTGGCCGGGCACGGGTGCGGGGCATCGGCGAAGAGATCGACCCGCTGCCGTTTCTCGCTGCGGACCTGACGTTGCTGACGCCGCCGGTCGGGGCGTCCACGCCGGCGGTCTACGCCCGTTGGGACGCGCTGGGCGGACCGGTGGGAGAGCATGGCAACGATCTGGAGCCGGCGGCTCTGGCCGAAGTGCCCGAACTCGCGAAATGGCGTCACCGCTTGGGTGACGCCACGGGTCAGCTACCTCGCTTGGCCGGAAGTGGCTCGACTTGGTTTGTCGAGGGCCACCATCCCGGCGATGGCCACCGCTTGGTCAGCACCGTACCTGCCCCGACGAGCTGA
- a CDS encoding DUF2332 domain-containing protein, with translation MATSAEIRSTLGDWFDAQGTSCAALGSPLYANLFPAVGEHVRAGRYDALLAPIDRWRFGDAMPLRVMGAAHFLALSGAAPTLAAAYPSCGGTVPDPIPADALAESLLDELLGHDDVTADYLRRAVQTNETGRSAALVLGLSALAGAAATNAASGPGGPISLVEVGTSAGLNLRFDRFAYLDGDRLLGGDPASPVRLNPTWLGGPPTLQRWEVDDRVGIDPHPADPTDETVALRLRSYLWPDQNERRVRLDGAIALAGEVPAELIASADTAATLTQVLADRVGTKPTLVFQSIMWQYVATGARWNITRAIETVGERASAAAPLVRVSFEPDEFRRDRVAVHARRWPGGSGTLLAHADFHGRWVQALPTGET, from the coding sequence ATGGCCACCTCCGCTGAGATCCGCTCGACGCTCGGCGACTGGTTCGACGCCCAGGGGACCAGCTGCGCAGCGCTGGGCTCGCCGCTCTACGCCAACCTGTTTCCGGCGGTGGGCGAGCACGTGCGCGCCGGTCGCTACGACGCCCTGTTGGCGCCGATCGACCGGTGGCGCTTTGGCGATGCGATGCCCCTGCGCGTGATGGGGGCCGCCCACTTCCTGGCCCTGTCCGGCGCCGCACCCACGCTGGCTGCGGCTTACCCGTCGTGTGGCGGGACGGTGCCCGACCCGATCCCGGCCGACGCCCTCGCCGAGTCGCTGCTCGACGAACTGCTCGGTCACGACGACGTCACCGCCGACTACCTGCGCCGAGCGGTGCAGACCAACGAGACCGGTCGCTCCGCCGCGCTCGTCCTGGGGCTGTCGGCCCTGGCCGGGGCAGCCGCGACGAACGCCGCGTCCGGCCCGGGCGGACCGATCTCGCTGGTCGAGGTGGGCACCTCGGCGGGATTGAACCTGCGGTTCGACCGCTTCGCCTACCTCGACGGCGACCGGTTGCTGGGCGGCGACCCCGCCTCGCCGGTGCGGCTGAACCCCACTTGGCTGGGCGGGCCGCCGACGCTGCAACGCTGGGAGGTCGACGACCGGGTCGGCATCGACCCGCACCCAGCCGACCCAACCGACGAGACCGTTGCCCTGCGCCTGCGCAGCTATCTGTGGCCCGACCAGAACGAACGCCGGGTGCGCTTGGACGGGGCGATCGCACTGGCCGGTGAGGTGCCCGCCGAGCTGATCGCCAGCGCCGACACCGCGGCCACCCTCACCCAGGTGCTCGCCGACCGGGTAGGCACCAAGCCGACGCTGGTGTTCCAGTCGATCATGTGGCAGTACGTGGCCACCGGGGCTCGCTGGAACATCACCCGGGCGATCGAAACGGTCGGCGAGCGGGCCAGCGCTGCCGCCCCGCTGGTCCGGGTGAGCTTCGAACCCGACGAGTTCCGGCGCGACCGGGTGGCCGTGCACGCCCGGCGTTGGCCCGGCGGATCGGGCACGCTGCTCGCCCACGCCGACTTCCACGGCCGCTGGGTCCAGGCGCTGCCAACCGGCGAAACCTGA
- a CDS encoding DUF4333 domain-containing protein translates to MGAAALALTLGLSGCGGSSVESSDVEKQISSELGKQIDQTIDSVDCPNDLKAEVGEEETCTLTADGEDYDVAVKVTKVDGDNVSFDINVEG, encoded by the coding sequence ATGGGCGCGGCCGCCCTTGCGCTCACGCTCGGCCTGAGCGGGTGCGGCGGCTCGTCGGTCGAGTCCAGCGACGTTGAGAAACAGATCTCCAGCGAACTCGGCAAGCAGATCGATCAGACCATTGATTCGGTCGACTGTCCCAACGATCTCAAGGCCGAGGTCGGCGAAGAGGAAACCTGCACCCTGACCGCCGACGGCGAGGACTACGACGTGGCGGTGAAGGTCACCAAGGTCGACGGCGACAACGTGAGCTTCGACATCAACGTCGAGGGCTAG
- a CDS encoding AURKAIP1/COX24 domain-containing protein, which translates to MGSLIKKRRKRMRKKKHKKLLRKTRHQRRSKK; encoded by the coding sequence ATGGGATCTTTGATTAAGAAGCGCCGCAAGCGCATGCGCAAGAAGAAGCACAAGAAGCTGTTGAGGAAGACGCGCCACCAGCGTCGTTCCAAGAAGTAG
- a CDS encoding phospho-sugar mutase, producing MGDASLTLDTAGLRAAARTWMALDPDPVTREATNRLLQPGQGDALADHFGRRLAFGTAGLRAPMGPGPNRMNRLLVRQSAAGIARVIIEEGAPKRAIVGHDARHRSAEFAADAIEVLEAHGITVTVPNGPVPTPVIPWAVAKQSLGAGLMVTASHNPAADNGLKVYWSDGAQIIPPIDARIASAIEAAARDRRVAPQPGSGGIDTRRLLLDRYLADTLDQVGTTGDAKLSVVTTALHGVGGAPLVQLLTSAGYTDVTPVASQQEPDPDFPTVPFPNPEEPGVLDAAIALAAERGADLVLANDPDADRLAVAVPDANEQWHVLTGNEVGALLAWWALQRSQGLPDRLLATTMVSSQLLEKMATSAGVHYAETLTGFKWLCRPAMSRPDWFQLLAYEEALGYALGPTCRDKDGLLAALAVCDLCARLLRTGSDPLAVLDRLALDHGVHTTSQIAVRFEPSAWPERRRQLMERLEDDPPTMLGGRRVEQVDRPADDLVRLFLVGGDRLAFRPSGTEPKFKAYLEVVEPVVGGSRSGGTVLRAARRRAGTRLEWMEHEVRAVLAAEAATS from the coding sequence ATGGGCGACGCATCTCTCACACTCGACACCGCCGGTTTGCGGGCCGCGGCGCGCACCTGGATGGCCCTCGACCCGGATCCGGTGACACGAGAGGCAACCAACCGACTGCTCCAGCCCGGCCAGGGGGATGCGCTGGCCGATCACTTCGGTCGGCGACTGGCGTTCGGCACCGCCGGGCTGCGAGCCCCGATGGGCCCGGGGCCCAACCGCATGAACCGACTGCTCGTTCGACAGAGCGCAGCCGGCATCGCCCGGGTGATCATCGAGGAGGGGGCGCCCAAACGCGCCATCGTTGGGCACGACGCCCGCCACCGCTCAGCGGAGTTTGCCGCCGACGCCATCGAGGTGTTGGAGGCGCACGGCATCACGGTGACCGTGCCCAACGGGCCGGTCCCCACGCCCGTGATCCCCTGGGCGGTCGCCAAACAGTCGCTGGGCGCGGGCCTGATGGTGACCGCCAGCCACAACCCCGCCGCCGACAACGGGCTCAAGGTGTACTGGAGCGACGGCGCCCAGATCATCCCGCCCATCGATGCCCGTATCGCCAGCGCCATCGAGGCCGCCGCCCGCGACCGCCGGGTGGCGCCGCAACCCGGTTCGGGCGGCATCGACACCCGACGGCTGCTGCTCGATCGTTACCTGGCCGACACGCTCGACCAGGTGGGCACCACCGGTGACGCCAAACTCAGCGTGGTCACCACCGCCCTTCACGGCGTGGGAGGGGCCCCGCTGGTTCAGCTGCTGACCTCCGCCGGGTACACCGATGTCACGCCGGTGGCCTCCCAGCAGGAGCCCGACCCGGACTTCCCCACCGTCCCGTTCCCCAACCCGGAGGAGCCGGGCGTCCTCGACGCCGCCATCGCCCTGGCGGCTGAGCGCGGAGCCGACCTGGTGCTGGCCAACGACCCCGACGCCGATCGGCTCGCCGTCGCCGTGCCCGACGCCAACGAACAGTGGCATGTCCTGACCGGCAACGAGGTGGGCGCGTTGCTCGCCTGGTGGGCGCTGCAGCGCAGCCAGGGCCTGCCCGACCGGCTGCTCGCCACGACCATGGTGTCGTCGCAGCTGCTCGAGAAGATGGCCACGTCGGCCGGGGTCCACTACGCCGAGACCTTGACCGGGTTCAAGTGGTTGTGCCGCCCGGCGATGTCCCGTCCGGACTGGTTTCAACTGCTCGCCTACGAGGAGGCACTCGGCTACGCGTTGGGGCCGACGTGCCGCGACAAGGACGGCCTGCTGGCGGCGCTCGCCGTGTGCGACCTGTGCGCCCGGCTGTTGCGCACCGGCTCCGATCCCCTGGCGGTGCTCGACCGGCTGGCGCTCGATCACGGCGTTCACACCACCTCCCAGATCGCGGTTCGTTTCGAACCGTCGGCCTGGCCCGAACGCCGCCGGCAATTGATGGAACGTCTCGAGGACGACCCACCCACCATGCTGGGCGGGCGACGGGTGGAGCAGGTGGACCGCCCGGCCGACGACCTGGTTCGGCTCTTCCTCGTCGGTGGCGATCGCCTGGCGTTTCGTCCGTCCGGCACCGAGCCCAAGTTCAAGGCGTATCTCGAGGTGGTCGAGCCGGTGGTGGGCGGTTCGCGATCGGGCGGCACCGTGCTCCGGGCGGCCCGGCGACGAGCCGGCACCCGCCTCGAATGGATGGAGCACGAGGTGCGCGCGGTCCTGGCGGCCGAGGCGGCCACCAGTTGA
- a CDS encoding aminoacyl-tRNA hydrolase, with protein MRPARRGTPSELVVVGLGNPGSRYEGTRHNVGADAVALLAERAGDRLRPSKDEALVSESRLVGHRVLLAFPTTYMNESGRSVVRLWRRGGQDDPTRLVIVHDELDLPPGRVKVKVGGGLAGHNGLRSVEAHLHTRDFTRVRIGVGKPPGGKERGVGHVLSRVSGATKELLAVAVAEAADAVELILTDGVDAAMARVNARS; from the coding sequence ATCCGTCCGGCCCGCCGGGGCACGCCCTCGGAGTTGGTCGTCGTCGGGCTGGGCAACCCCGGGTCCCGATACGAGGGCACGCGGCACAACGTCGGCGCCGACGCTGTGGCCCTGCTGGCCGAGCGGGCCGGCGATCGGTTGCGACCATCGAAGGACGAGGCGCTGGTCAGCGAGTCGCGCCTTGTTGGGCATCGGGTGCTGCTCGCCTTCCCAACCACCTACATGAACGAGTCGGGCCGATCGGTCGTGCGGCTGTGGCGCCGCGGAGGTCAGGACGACCCCACCCGCCTCGTCATCGTCCACGACGAACTGGATCTGCCTCCGGGCCGGGTGAAGGTGAAGGTGGGCGGTGGCCTGGCCGGGCACAACGGCCTGCGCTCGGTCGAAGCCCACCTGCACACCCGGGACTTCACCCGGGTTCGCATCGGGGTGGGGAAACCCCCCGGCGGCAAGGAGCGGGGCGTGGGCCATGTCCTCAGCCGGGTGTCGGGCGCCACCAAGGAGCTGTTGGCGGTGGCGGTCGCCGAGGCAGCCGATGCCGTCGAGCTGATCCTCACCGATGGCGTGGACGCAGCGATGGCCCGAGTGAACGCTCGATCGTGA
- a CDS encoding TatD family hydrolase translates to MAFFDHHCHLSGLDDGPALWEAARAAGVDAMIDVGVSVESSRAALAFAAGREATWATAGVHPHDAADHGTADDATGARVLDDRALAGMVAGLEELVDAGAIAVGECGLDYHYDHSPRPIQREVFAAQVRLAHRRRLPLVIHTREAWADTFAILDEEGWPTSTVLHCFTGGPEEAERCLAAGAVLSFSGIVTFKGATDVRAAAGLVPAGRYLVETDSPYLAPVPHRGRPNQPAWVVDVVAGLAEVRGEDPAEVEAAAWAATHCAYRLELPNT, encoded by the coding sequence ATGGCGTTTTTCGATCATCACTGCCACCTGTCCGGGCTCGACGACGGCCCGGCCCTGTGGGAGGCCGCCCGTGCCGCAGGCGTCGACGCCATGATCGATGTGGGCGTCAGCGTCGAGTCGTCCCGGGCAGCGCTGGCCTTCGCCGCCGGGCGCGAGGCAACGTGGGCCACTGCGGGTGTCCACCCCCACGATGCGGCCGACCATGGGACCGCCGACGATGCGACCGGGGCCCGCGTACTCGACGATCGTGCCCTCGCCGGGATGGTCGCCGGGTTGGAGGAGCTGGTGGACGCCGGGGCGATCGCGGTGGGGGAGTGCGGCCTTGACTACCACTACGACCATTCCCCCCGCCCCATCCAGCGGGAGGTGTTTGCCGCTCAGGTTCGCCTGGCCCACCGCCGCCGTCTGCCCCTGGTGATCCACACCCGGGAGGCATGGGCGGACACCTTCGCCATCCTCGACGAGGAGGGCTGGCCGACCAGCACCGTGCTGCACTGCTTCACCGGAGGGCCGGAGGAGGCCGAACGGTGCCTTGCCGCCGGGGCGGTGCTGTCATTCTCGGGCATCGTGACGTTCAAGGGTGCGACCGACGTCCGGGCAGCCGCCGGGCTGGTTCCCGCCGGGCGGTATCTGGTCGAGACCGACAGCCCGTATCTGGCGCCGGTGCCGCACCGGGGACGCCCCAACCAGCCGGCGTGGGTGGTCGATGTCGTGGCCGGGCTGGCCGAGGTTCGTGGTGAGGACCCCGCCGAGGTGGAGGCCGCGGCGTGGGCCGCCACCCACTGCGCCTATCGGCTGGAGCTTCCCAACACCTGA
- a CDS encoding ribose-phosphate diphosphokinase, whose product MELVTKKKLLLVAGRVHPELATEISERLGVPLGQIELASFPNGERHCRYGESIRGADLFILQTHDTIEGCTINDAIMEQLIMVDAARRASAKRITVVAPFFGYSRQDRKATGREPITAKLIANLFATAGAKRLVSIDLHSGQIQGFFDGPVDHLTAMPVLVDWMKANLPSNVVVVSPDSGRVRVAERYGNHLNTDIAMVHKRRVKVEGAGPDGEQSTVEAKGVVGQVEGRPCVIIDDMIDTAGTICAAAEQLKAEGATEVYAAATHGVLSGPAVDRLKNAPIEKLVITNTLPIPPEKNFDKLVVLSVAEILADALDAVFEDQSVSDIFAGQNHS is encoded by the coding sequence GTGGAGCTGGTCACCAAAAAGAAGCTGTTGCTAGTCGCCGGGCGGGTTCACCCCGAGCTGGCCACCGAAATCTCCGAACGCCTCGGCGTGCCGCTGGGCCAGATCGAACTGGCCAGCTTTCCCAACGGGGAGCGTCACTGCCGCTACGGCGAGTCGATCCGCGGCGCCGACCTGTTCATCCTGCAGACCCACGACACGATCGAGGGCTGCACGATCAACGACGCCATCATGGAACAGCTGATCATGGTCGACGCCGCCCGCCGGGCCTCCGCCAAGCGGATCACGGTGGTGGCGCCGTTCTTCGGATACTCCCGCCAGGACCGTAAGGCGACCGGGCGTGAGCCGATCACCGCCAAGCTGATCGCCAACCTGTTCGCCACCGCCGGCGCCAAGCGCTTGGTGTCGATCGACCTGCACTCCGGTCAGATCCAGGGCTTCTTCGACGGTCCGGTCGACCACCTCACCGCCATGCCGGTGCTCGTCGACTGGATGAAGGCCAACCTGCCCTCCAACGTGGTCGTCGTCAGCCCGGACTCCGGGCGGGTGCGGGTGGCCGAGCGCTACGGCAACCACCTCAACACCGACATCGCCATGGTGCACAAGCGCCGGGTGAAGGTGGAGGGCGCCGGGCCCGACGGCGAGCAGAGCACCGTCGAGGCCAAAGGCGTCGTCGGCCAGGTCGAGGGTCGGCCCTGCGTGATCATCGACGACATGATCGACACCGCCGGCACGATCTGCGCCGCTGCCGAGCAGCTCAAGGCCGAGGGCGCCACCGAGGTCTATGCGGCGGCCACCCACGGCGTGCTGTCCGGCCCGGCGGTCGACCGCCTGAAGAACGCGCCGATCGAAAAGCTGGTGATCACCAACACCCTGCCGATCCCGCCGGAGAAGAACTTCGACAAGCTGGTGGTGCTGTCGGTGGCCGAGATCCTCGCCGACGCCCTCGACGCGGTGTTCGAGGATCAGTCGGTGTCGGACATCTTCGCCGGCCAAAACCACAGCTGA
- the rsmA gene encoding 16S rRNA (adenine(1518)-N(6)/adenine(1519)-N(6))-dimethyltransferase RsmA, translating to MLTRSSIAELLARYRHLPRKTLGQNFVADPNTIRRIVALAGVTGSSSVVEIGPGLGSLTLGLAETARRVVAIEADRSLLEPLAEVTEGTGVEIVGADALEVDWDATLDAAPDGWDLVANLPYSVATTLLLDVAQRAPMVERGLVMVQREVGERWEAGPGSRTYGIPTVLLARWGTASIVGEVPRAVFVPEPRVDSVLVRFTRHTSSPIPADGVGDARLERVVRTSFAGRRKMLRRSLVGLIDAAAFEAAGVSPTDRPEQLGLAEFARLAAQLPAGQSTGDAASHRTDPS from the coding sequence CTGCTCACCCGGTCGTCGATCGCCGAGCTGCTCGCCCGCTATCGCCACCTGCCCCGCAAGACCCTGGGTCAGAATTTCGTCGCCGACCCCAACACGATCCGCCGCATCGTGGCGCTGGCCGGCGTCACCGGCTCGTCGTCGGTCGTCGAGATCGGCCCGGGCCTGGGTTCGCTCACCCTCGGCCTGGCGGAGACCGCCCGGCGCGTCGTGGCCATCGAGGCCGACCGTTCGTTGCTCGAGCCGCTGGCCGAGGTCACCGAGGGCACCGGCGTCGAGATCGTCGGTGCCGACGCATTGGAAGTGGACTGGGACGCCACGCTCGATGCCGCCCCGGACGGCTGGGACCTGGTCGCCAACCTGCCCTACTCGGTGGCGACCACGCTGCTGCTCGACGTCGCCCAGCGCGCGCCGATGGTGGAGCGGGGCCTGGTGATGGTGCAGCGGGAGGTCGGCGAGCGCTGGGAGGCCGGGCCGGGATCGCGCACCTACGGTATCCCCACCGTGTTGCTGGCCCGTTGGGGCACGGCGTCCATCGTCGGCGAGGTGCCCCGCGCGGTGTTCGTGCCCGAGCCCCGGGTCGATTCGGTGCTGGTGCGCTTCACCCGCCACACGAGCTCGCCGATCCCAGCCGACGGTGTGGGCGATGCCCGCCTGGAGCGGGTGGTACGCACCTCCTTTGCCGGGCGCCGCAAGATGCTGCGGCGCTCGCTCGTCGGGCTGATCGACGCCGCCGCCTTCGAAGCGGCGGGCGTGTCGCCCACCGACCGGCCCGAACAGCTCGGGCTGGCCGAGTTCGCCCGCCTCGCCGCCCAGCTCCCCGCCGGCCAGTCCACCGGGGACGCCGCCTCGCACAGGACCGATCCGTCATGA
- a CDS encoding 50S ribosomal protein L25, translated as MSQQEETIPLAATVRTETGSGAAIRERLEGRIPGILYGADKDPVAISVERADLRTALSTEHGENALLTLTAGDETVPVIVKDLQRHTVRRTVTHIDLQRVVAAQKITVDVPLYLVGTAKDVVAEGGMVERHLSYIKVKVRADSIPERIEADISGLSIGKSLQVKDLDLGDSIKVLTEGRKAVASADLTRAAVVAQNVTEGDDEAGDAEGADETSA; from the coding sequence ATGTCACAGCAAGAAGAAACCATCCCGCTCGCCGCCACGGTTCGCACCGAGACCGGCTCCGGTGCCGCCATCCGCGAGCGCCTCGAAGGCCGAATCCCCGGCATCCTCTACGGCGCGGACAAGGATCCGGTGGCGATCAGCGTCGAGCGGGCCGACCTCCGCACCGCCCTGTCGACCGAACACGGCGAGAACGCCCTGCTGACGCTGACCGCCGGCGACGAAACCGTTCCGGTCATCGTCAAGGACCTGCAGCGCCACACCGTGCGCCGCACCGTCACCCACATCGACCTCCAGCGGGTGGTGGCCGCCCAGAAGATCACCGTCGACGTGCCGCTGTACCTCGTCGGGACCGCCAAGGACGTCGTCGCCGAGGGCGGCATGGTGGAACGTCACCTGTCCTACATCAAGGTGAAGGTGCGGGCGGACTCGATCCCCGAGCGCATCGAGGCCGACATCTCCGGGCTGAGCATCGGCAAGTCGCTCCAGGTGAAGGACCTCGATCTTGGCGACTCGATCAAGGTGCTGACCGAGGGGCGCAAGGCGGTCGCCTCCGCCGACCTCACCCGTGCGGCGGTCGTTGCGCAGAACGTTACCGAGGGCGATGACGAGGCCGGCGACGCCGAAGGCGCCGACGAGACCTCGGCCTGA